From Nicotiana tabacum cultivar K326 chromosome 22, ASM71507v2, whole genome shotgun sequence, one genomic window encodes:
- the LOC107786564 gene encoding protein BEARSKIN2-like: protein MASSGGVPPGFRFHPTDEELLHYYLKKKLSFQKFDMEVIREVDLNKIEPWELQERCKIGSTPQNEWYFFSHKDRKYPTGSRTNRATNAGFWKATGREKCISWTLKKIGMRKTLVFYRGRAPHGQKTDWIMHEYRLEDSDENSSEDGWVICRVFKKKNLFKVIGNNNEGSAASSDLLNNTSIHQPRTNFTHKDSPYLLQHQQHGHDHGLNYSHIPTAVAATFPHEYNSHNNNIQLAQNFMSLGYHHPQDFSSGPLPTSQQSAPCESGLEVASSHQNMNNDQWGMINDRLVEDANVASSSSMNQINHLPLRGEMDFWSYGK, encoded by the exons ATGGCTTCATCAGGTGGTGTTCCGCCGGGGTTTAGGTTTCATCCAACAGACGAAGAGCTTCTTCATTACTACTTGAAGAAGAAACTTTCATTTCAGAAATTTGACATGGAGGTTATCAGAGAAGTCGACTTGAATAAGATTGAGCCTTGGGAATTGCAAG AGAGGTGCAAGATTGGATCAACACCGCAGAATGAATGGTACTTTTTCAGCCACAAGGATAGGAAGTATCCCACAGGTTCAAGAACAAACCGAGCAACAAATGCTGGATTTTGGAAGGCAACAGGCAGGGAAAAATGCATAAGTTGGACATTGAAGAAGATTGGTATGAGGAAAACCCTAGTGTTTTACCGAGGAAGAGCTCCACATGGCCAAAAGACTGATTGGATCATGCATGAGTATAGGCTTGAAGATTCCGACGAAAATTCAAGT GAGGATGGATGGGTGATTTGCAGGGTATTCAAGAAGAAGAACCTATTCAAAGTAATTGGAAATAATAATGAAGGTAGCGCAGCCTCATCAGATCTACTAAACAACACCTCAATCCACCAACCTCGAACCAACTTCACACACAAAGATAGCCCATATCTACTACAACACCAACAACACGGCCATGACCATGGCTTAAACTATTCCCATATTCCTACTGCAGTTGCTGCTACTTTTCCACATGAGTATAATTCACACAATAATAATATTCAATTAGCACAAAACTTCATGTCATTGGGATATCATCATCCTCAGGACTTCTCATCTGGACCTCTTCCTACTTCTCAGCAGTCTGCACCTTGTGAGTCCGGTTTGGAGGTAGCTAGTTCTCATCAGAATATGAATAATGATCAGTGGGGAATGATTAATGATCGGCTTGTTGAGGATGCAaatgttgcttcttcttcttctatgaaTCAAATCAATCACCTTCCGCTGCGTGGAGAGATGGACTTTTGGAGTTATGGAAAGTAA